In one window of Episyrphus balteatus chromosome 3, idEpiBalt1.1, whole genome shotgun sequence DNA:
- the LOC129917167 gene encoding acyl-CoA Delta-9 desaturase-like gives MPPNATSATQQENIPTTCAEASSTENLKADGTPETTGVLFECDAETVDGGLAKDIVSLKKAEKRKLKLVWRNILAFGYLHLAAVYGLWLMLTSAKWATIGFVVVLYFISVLGITAGAHRLWAHRSYKAKWPLRLILIIFNTIAFQDAAYHWARDHRVHHKFSETDADPHNATRGFFFSHVGWLLCKKHPDVKAKGKGLDLSDLKADPILMFQKNHYMKLMPVACFILPTLIPMFFWNESFLNSWFVATMFRWCILLNVTWCVNSAAHAFGYKSYDASINPSENVGVAIFALGEGWHNYHHVFPWDYKTAEWGNYSMNITTAFIDFFAKIGWAYDLKTVSKEVIERRVKRTGDGSHPTWGYGDKDITKTEAEAILIKNQKQE, from the exons ATGCCACCAAACGCTACTTCAGCAACACAACAAGAAAACATTCCCACAACATGTGCCGAAGCATCATCAACTGAGAATTTGAAGGCTGATGGAACCCCAGAAACTACTGGAGTTTTATTCGAATGCGATGCCGAAACTGTTGATGGTGGATTAGCCAAGGATATTGttagtttgaaaaaagctgaaaaGCGAAAGCTTAAACTTGTATGGagaaatattttggcttttGGTTACTTGCATTTGGCTGCAGTTTATGGATTGTGGTTGATGTTGACATCAGCTAAATGGGCTACAATTGGATTTG TTGTTGTGCTTTACTTCATTTCTGTACTTGGAATCACAGCTGGTGCCCATCGTCTATGGGCCCATCGTTCATACAAAGCTAAATGGCCACTACGTTTGATTTTGATCATCTTCAACACAATTGCCTTCCAAGATGCCGCTTATCATTGGGCACGTGATCATCGTGTGCACCATAAATTCTCAGAAACTGATGCTGATCCACATAATGCTACTCGAGGATTCTTCTTCTCCCATGTCGGTTGGTTGTTGTGCAAGAAACATCCCGATGTTAAGGCTAAGGGAAAGGGACTTGATCTATCTGATTTGAAAGCTGATCCTATTCTAATGTTCCAAAAGAA ccATTACATGAAACTCATGCCAGTCGCCTGCTTTATCCTGCCAACTTTGATCCCAATGTTCTTCTGGAATGAGAGTTTCCTCAACTCCTGGTTTGTTGCCACCATGTTCCGTTGGTGCATTTTGTTGAATGTCACATGGTGCGTGAACAGTGCAGCTCATGCTTTCGGCTACAAGTCTTATGATGC tTCAATCAATCCATCTGAAAATGTAGGAGTTGCAATCTTTGCTTTGGGCGAAGGATGGCACAACTATCATCATGTCTTCCCATGGGATTACAAAACAGCTGAATGGGGCAACTACTCCATGAATATTACCACTGCCTTTATTGATTTCTTTGCTAAAATCGGCTGGGCTTACGATTTGAAGACTGTTTCCAAGGAAGTTATTGAAAGGCGTGTCAAGAGAACTGGTGATGGATCACATCCAACATGGGGTTATGGTGATAAGGATATCACCAAGACCGAAGCTGAagctattttgattaaaaatcaaaaacaagaaTAA